The genomic window CTGGCACAATTTCGGCGGGAACACGGTAGTCCATACCCCCGGTACCCAGCGCTGCCCCGTCCGGTGCGTTTTTCGAGTCGGGGTCACCTCCCTGTATCATAAAACCACTGATTACACGATGAAAAAGCAGTCCGTCGTAAAAACCTTCCCCAACCAGCTTCAGAAAATTATCTCTGTGCTGCGGGGTGTCGTCGTACAACTTCACAATCATATCACCGTAATCTGTACGAATGATCACTCGCTTCTCGTCCTGACCATCCTGGGCCATGATGTAAGGTGAAACGAGCATGGCAAGGACCATGAAAGCCGGAAGAAGTAATCGTTGGAATGTCATCATGTCAATTTTTGCTAAATTTGTCTGCTTCTGTTGGGGCGGTTTAGGCCCAAATTGCGGAGCGAAATTAAGAAATATCGCATAGTATGAAAAAGCTGATTCGGATCACCGGTTTGCTGATAGTGGCAGGCTTAGTGGCTGTGGGCACAGAGTCTTGCTACAAAAAGAAAGACACCATTGCCGAGGTATATGTGCGCAATGCTTCAGGTGCTCCCATACCCGGAGCCAGGGTTCGTTTGTTTGGAGAAAGCTCGCTGCAAGATCAGCAAGCAGGAGAGATCATTCTGGACGACACCCGTTTTACCGATGGAGACGGACGCGCCGTTTTTGATTATTCAGGCTATTTCAAAGCCGGGCAAGCCGGTTTCGCTGTACTTTCGGTAGAGATTTCAAAGCAACTCCCTCCACCCGATGAGGATCTTTTCCTGAAGACTATCATGAAGATAGAGCCGGAAGTAACCAACGTAGAGATTTACGTGCTGGAGTAGTCAAAGTACTCCACAATAGCGCGTTTCATCAATAACTCCTGCTCTTTCGAATCCAGATTGGGCAGGTTTTCTTTTTTGCGGTAGTGAGGCCAGCCGTCGTCATCCATTCCGGTGAACTCATAATGCCCGTATGGTTCCAGCAATCGACACACGGCAATGTGCAGTACGTGTAACTTTTCGTCTTTAGTGAATTTGCGGAACCCTTGACCCAACTCCTGCACGCCGATCAGAAAAAGGATGGCATCGAGGTCAAGGTCAGGTCCGAAATGTTGGGCCAGTTGTGAGGTAACTTCTCTCCATTTTTGTTCGAAAGCAAAATCCATGGTGCAAAGTTACAACCTGCCCACCGAAGGCAATTCACCTTGCAGGTTGAAAAACTTTTGAATGCGTTGGTCGAGAGGGCAGCTCTACCTCCCTACATTTGGGCATGAGCTATATAGATCTTCTGATTCTTGTGCCCCTGCTTTGGGGCGCTGTGCGAGGTTTTATGAAAGGTTTCATTGTGTCTGTAGGCTCTTTGGTGGCGCTTGCTCTGGGGATCTACGGCGCCATTGTGTTTTCGGATCAATTGGGCCTGTACCTGCAACGCGAACACGGTATGGAAGGCCCTTTTATGCCGGTGGTAGCCTTCAGCCTTGTGTTTCTTGCCATTGTAGTGGGCGTGTACTTTTTGGCGCGAATTATTCAGAAAACCGTTGAGATGGCAGCCCTGGGCCTGGTGAACAAACTGGCCGGCTCATTATTTGGGATCATGAAGGCCGTGCTGATTTGCAGCGTGGTGATTTTGCTGCTCGAAAAAATTCACTTTTACGTGCCTTTTCTGCCCGAAGAGCAAATCCAAAACTCGTTTGTCTATCAACCTGTAGCCGATGTAATGCAGGTGTACTTTCCGCGTGTGGCCGAGAGCGAGGCCTTCAAAACGCTTATCAAAGCCGAGTTTCTGGAGGAGGCTTTACCTTAAAAAAAAACCTCCACAGCTTGCGGAGGTTTTAACATTGTTGCCCGACCAGGGCTCGAACCTGGACTCTTCTGAACCAAAATCAGACGTGTTGCCAGTTACACCATCGGGCAGTGAAGCAGTAGGCTTCGATTTTGACGCGGCAAAGTTAACACTTTTTGTTTTGCTCCAAACAGCATGAAACCACTTCACAGAAAAATCGCTCTGATTTTAATTTCTATTTTCGCAGTCGTTAATCAAATAGCCCCATGAATTACAAGTTGCTCAACAACGTAACCGGATGGGTGGTGTTTGCCATCGCAACCTTTGTGTACGTCAGCACCATTGAACCCACAGCCAGTTTCTGGGATTGTGGTGAGTTCATCGCCACAGCTTACAAACTGCAGGTGGGCCACCCTCCGGGGGCACCGCTTTTTATGATGCTTGGCCGCATCTTTACGCTATTCACCGGGCCTGAACTGGCTGCGGCGGCCGTCAATATCATGTCGGCATTGTCCAGTTCATTTACCATCCTCTTCCTGTTCTGGACCATCACCGCATTTGGCCGCAAACTCGGCCATTTGAATGGTGAGCTGGACGGTGGCAAAATCATCGCCATACTTGGCAGCGGTGTGGTAGGAGCGTTGGCCTACACCTTCTCTGACTCTTTCTGGTTTTCTGCGGTGGAAGGTGAAGTGTACGCCATGTCATCGCTGTTCACGGCCATCGTTTTCTGGGCCATCCTCAAATGGGAGGCTCTGGAAGATCGCAACCACGAAATGCGCTGGCTGGTTTTCATCGCCTACATGATGGGGCTCAGCATTGGGGTTCACCTGCTGAACCTGCTTACCATTCCGGCCATCGGTTTGGTTTACTACTTCAAAAAATACAAGCCCTCACCCAAAGGCACCATTGTGGCATTGGGTATTTCAGTGTTGGTATTGGGTGTTATTCAAGCCCTTATCATTCCCGGTGTGGTAAAAATGGCGGGGGCCTACGAGGTGTTTTTTACGAACATGGCGGGCATGCCTTTCAATACGGGCTCTCTTTATTTTGCACTGCTTATTGTTGGCTTTATTGCGCTCAACCTGCTCCACTCAAGATCTCCACAACCCCGCTGGGCCATTGCAATTTACGCCATTCTTGGTCTGGCCTTGCTCCCTGTGATTATCGGACCATACCTGTCGATGGGAACCAAGGTGATGGTAGCGTTGCTCTTTGGCGCCATTGCTTTTGCCGTTAGCCGGGTTAAATCGCCCAATGTGGTGCTCAACACGGCCATTCTGAGCTTTATGGTTATTCTTATCGGTTACAGCACCTTTGCCATGATTGTGATTCGCTCTTCGGCCAACCCGCCCATGGATGAGAACAACCCCGAAAACGTTTTTACACTTCTGGCCTACCTGAACCGCGAGCAATATGGCGACCGCCCGCTGCTTTACGGGCCTTATTACAACGCACCGCTCGATTTATCGGACCCAAAAAGCGATGGCAAGCCCGTCTGGATGAAGGCTTTTGTAATTAAAGACGGCGACAAGCGGGTGACCACCTTCAACAATGAGTGGGAGGCCCAGCAACACCTCATCAACAACCCCGATAAGAGCCATCATCTGGAGCGGAAGTACATCATATCCGACCCCCGAACCAATTCCGAGTACAACTACAACCCTGCTTTCAAGGGCGTTTTTCCTCGGATGTACAGCTCTCAGGCGCACCACGTTCCTGAGTACGAAAAGTGGTCGGATATGAAAGGAACCCCCATTCGGGCTCGTGGCAACGACGGCCAGATGCAAGTGATCTACAAGCCCACCTTCATGGAAAACATGCGGTTCTTTTTCCGATACCAGGTGGACTGGATGTACTGGCGATACTTCATGTGGAACTTCGGCGGACGCCAAAACGACGTTCAAGGCCATGGGAACATCACCGATGGCAACTGGCTGAGTGGGGTAAAAATGATTGACGAGCAACGCCTCGGTAACCGCGACTACCTGCCCGAGAGCATGACCGAAAACAAAGCATACAACCGCTTTTACCTGCTTCCATTTATTCTGGGTCTCATCGGCTTATTTTACCAGTTGAGCCGCAGCCGCACCGATTGGCTGGTGGTCATGATGCTCTTTTTACTCACCGGTTTGGCCATTGTGGTGTACCTTAACCAGTACCCCATGCAGCCACGCGAACGTGATTACGCCTACGCAGGATCTTTCTACGCCTTTGCCATTTGGATAGGCCTTGGTGTGTATGCCCTTTATGACGCGGCCCGAAGTATAACTACGCGCGAACTGCAGAAAGCAGCCATGATTACCTTTGGAACCGGTGCGGTGCTCTACGTTTTTGAACTGGTTGGAAGCGGAAATCACAGCTTCTCTTTCAGCCTGTTTTACATGGGACTGGTTGCATTCGGAGCACTCATGCTGCTGCATTTTGCCGGCAAAGCACTCAAAAACGGAAGCATGCTGGCCGTCATTGCAGGTTTGATTGCCTTGCCTGCGCCGCTCATTATGGCCGCTGAAGGCTGGGACGATCACAACCGATCAAGCCGTTACACCGGTAGGGATTTTGCGATTAACTACCTGGAAACCTGTGAGCCCAACGCCATCTTATTTACCAATGGCGATAACGACACTTTCCCGCTTTGGTATGCCCAGGAAGTAGAAGGCATTCGCACCGATGTGCGGGTGTGTAACCTCAGCCTTTTGAACACAGACTGGTACATTGACCAAATGAAGCGCAAGGTGTATGAGTCTGATCCATTGCCCATCTCCATTCCGGAAGAGAAGTACCGACAGGGTACGCGCGATGTGGTGTACCTGGAAGATTCTCGCAACCCGAAAGGCATTTTCGTAGATGCCCGCAAGGCGGTTGACTTTGCTCTAGAGGATAAGAATGTACTCAAAATTGGTGGTGGTGAGGCCCTGCATTACATGCCCACCAAAACATTCTCGCTGGGCGTAGACTCCGCAAGCGTGATTGAGCTTGGTGTGGTTGACACCTCTCTTGCGGATCAGATTGTACCTGCCCTTGAATGGCGCGTAAACAAAAGCTATATTCTCAAGAATCAGTTTATCATGTTGGATATGCTTGCCACCAATCAATGGAAGCGCCCCATGTACTACGCCATTACCACCGGCCCCGACAGCTACCTCAATCTTCAGCGCTACTTCCAGCTCGAAGGATTGGCTTTCCGATTGGTGCCCATATTCGCGCCGAAAAGCCCCAACCCTAACCTCACGGGAAGAATTCACACCGAGCGCATGTACGATGCCATGATGAACAAATTCAAGTGGGGCGGCATGGACAGCGAAGACGAAATCTACCTCGACGAGAACAACATGCGCATGATTACCAACCTGCGTTTGCAGTTTAGCAACCTCGCCGAAGAGTTGATTCGCGAGGGCAAGGAAGACATGGCGCGCGAGGTGCTATTTAAGTGCCTGGAAGTAATGCCCGAACACAACGTGCCCTACAACCAGGTTATGGTGCCGCTTACTGAATCGCTGTACAAACTCAACGAGGACGAGAGAGCCAACGCCATTTCACAACGCCTGTTCGACATTTTTGAAGACAATATGCGCTATTATGCCAGTCTGTCGCCCGAACACGCACGCTCTCTGCAACGCGATATCCAAACCAGCATGTATGTGATGCAGCGGGTAGATTTGATGGTCAACTCACTCTACAAGCAAGAGGGTGATTGGGTAGAGAACATCAGCGACCGCTATGATGAAATGGACGAGGTGTATCGCCTTACCATGGAGGCTATAGAAGCCACTAAACGAAGATCAGCACGGGGAAGTTTTTAAGGCATGTACTTCAAAAAGACACCGGATTTCCTGAAGCCGATTTACAAGGATTTGATTTGGGACATTCCCACCTCAAACAAGGAAGTGTTCATCACCTTTGACGACGGCCCCGTGGCTCCGGCAACCCATGATGCGCTCGACATTCTGAAAGAGCACAACGCCCTGGCAACCTTTTTCTGCATCGGCGACAATGTTCAGCGCAACCCGGAAATTTTTGAGCGCATCCTCAAGGAGGGGCACCGCGTGGGCAACCACAGCCTCAATCACCTCAACGGATGGAAGTACAACGATTTCTCGTATGTAAAAAACGTGCTCGAGGCAGCACAACGCGTTCCATCACGTCTGTTTCGGCCCCCGTATGGCAAAATCAAGCGCTCACAGGCCGCAGCCCTCAAAAAACGCTTTGCGGTGATTATGTGGGATGTTATCAGCGGCGATTTTGACCACAAGATATCAAAAGAGCAGTGCGTGGAAAACGTTATGTCCAACGTTGAGCCGGGGTCTATCGTGGTCTTTCACGACAGCCACAAAGCGTGGGAAAAAATGACCTATGCCCTGCCCATCGTACTTACAAAACTTCGGGAAGCAGGCTACAGCTTCGGGCTGATTCCGGAAGATATTCAGCCCGCAACCGACCGGTAAACGGCTTATGCGCTGTGCTGCTCGATAACCCCCTGAAGGGTTTGAATAGGCATGGCTCCTGACTGGCGCCACACTACTTTGCCGTCCTTGAACAGCAAAAAGGTGGGTACTCCCTGTACCTGGTAGGCCTGTGCTGCCTGGGGGTTCTTGTCCACATCTACCTTGAGGATTTTTACCCGCTCACCCATTTTGCCGGCGAGCTGCTGTAGCACCGGAGCCATCATCTGGCATGGGCCACACCATTCTGCGTAGAAGTCAACCAATACCGGAGTTGATCCGTTAATGAGTTCCTGAAAACTTGCCATGATTTCTTATGAATTAGTTGAAATACACTGCCCACATGCCTCTTAGGTCGCCCTCGGCAAAGCCTACCGCTTCGTCATCGGGGTAATAATGCCGTATGATAGAATCCGTCTCAAACGAAAAGCTTTCAACCGCACCGTGGCAGGCCTGGCAAAATGCCTGAAGCATGATGGGGTGATAGTACGCGTATTGACCGTCTTCAAGGGCAACCAACTCAGGAGCAGGCTCGGCAGAAGCGCCCATTCGGAGTAAGGCTGTTCTTTCATTGTCAGTGGGGCGGTTTTGCGGATTGCGAACACGCAGCGCGGTACGTTTAACTTCCACGCCATACCGGGCCGCCAGCGAATCTGTAATGGGCAGAGCTTTTACGTTGCAGTATGATACTGCACCTGCTATTCCGCCCTCACCCATGCTTTGCTGCACGGCACCAATCAGGGCTTTGCCGGTGGCCATTACCACCTCCTTGCCTTTTTCCTTGAGTGCTGCCTCATCCACTATTGCAGATGATGAAGGTGCGTCGCCCTCGCATGCCCAAAACATGGACGTTACCAGGGCCAGAACTACATATGTGGTTTGCTTCATCATTGTATAGGATATCCTTTGGCCTTCCAGCCGGTAATTCCACCTTTCAGGTTGTACACCTTTTTAAAACCGCGATCTGCGAGCATTTTGGCCGCGTCGCTGCTTCGTCCACCTGACCGGCAATACACATACACGGTTGTTTCAGGGTCCAGCGAACCCAGGCAATCTGTGAACTCCGCACGGTGGTAGTCGCACTTCGCGGGGTCGCCTATCACACCATCCCTCATTTCGCCTTCGGTACGCACATCGAGCACCAGACCAGGAGAACTTTCCAATAGCATGATCATTTGATCTGCATCCACATCTTCATAGGTGTTTCGTTGCTGCTGCTCAGACGCAGCTTTCACTTTATCGTCGTTTGAAGTCGGTGTTTCAGCCGAGCCGCAAGCCATCATACCAAAGGCAAGCCAACTCATCATCAGGTATTTCATTGTAATCATTTTTGTGTGGTTT from Cryomorphaceae bacterium includes these protein-coding regions:
- a CDS encoding CvpA family protein, producing MSYIDLLILVPLLWGAVRGFMKGFIVSVGSLVALALGIYGAIVFSDQLGLYLQREHGMEGPFMPVVAFSLVFLAIVVGVYFLARIIQKTVEMAALGLVNKLAGSLFGIMKAVLICSVVILLLEKIHFYVPFLPEEQIQNSFVYQPVADVMQVYFPRVAESEAFKTLIKAEFLEEALP
- the trxA gene encoding thioredoxin; protein product: MASFQELINGSTPVLVDFYAEWCGPCQMMAPVLQQLAGKMGERVKILKVDVDKNPQAAQAYQVQGVPTFLLFKDGKVVWRQSGAMPIQTLQGVIEQHSA
- a CDS encoding rhodanese-like domain-containing protein, whose translation is MFDNGLDAMLNHTKMITMKYLMMSWLAFGMMACGSAETPTSNDDKVKAASEQQQRNTYEDVDADQMIMLLESSPGLVLDVRTEGEMRDGVIGDPAKCDYHRAEFTDCLGSLDPETTVYVYCRSGGRSSDAAKMLADRGFKKVYNLKGGITGWKAKGYPIQ
- a CDS encoding DUF3365 domain-containing protein, translating into MMKQTTYVVLALVTSMFWACEGDAPSSSAIVDEAALKEKGKEVVMATGKALIGAVQQSMGEGGIAGAVSYCNVKALPITDSLAARYGVEVKRTALRVRNPQNRPTDNERTALLRMGASAEPAPELVALEDGQYAYYHPIMLQAFCQACHGAVESFSFETDSIIRHYYPDDEAVGFAEGDLRGMWAVYFN
- a CDS encoding DUF2723 domain-containing protein, with amino-acid sequence MNYKLLNNVTGWVVFAIATFVYVSTIEPTASFWDCGEFIATAYKLQVGHPPGAPLFMMLGRIFTLFTGPELAAAAVNIMSALSSSFTILFLFWTITAFGRKLGHLNGELDGGKIIAILGSGVVGALAYTFSDSFWFSAVEGEVYAMSSLFTAIVFWAILKWEALEDRNHEMRWLVFIAYMMGLSIGVHLLNLLTIPAIGLVYYFKKYKPSPKGTIVALGISVLVLGVIQALIIPGVVKMAGAYEVFFTNMAGMPFNTGSLYFALLIVGFIALNLLHSRSPQPRWAIAIYAILGLALLPVIIGPYLSMGTKVMVALLFGAIAFAVSRVKSPNVVLNTAILSFMVILIGYSTFAMIVIRSSANPPMDENNPENVFTLLAYLNREQYGDRPLLYGPYYNAPLDLSDPKSDGKPVWMKAFVIKDGDKRVTTFNNEWEAQQHLINNPDKSHHLERKYIISDPRTNSEYNYNPAFKGVFPRMYSSQAHHVPEYEKWSDMKGTPIRARGNDGQMQVIYKPTFMENMRFFFRYQVDWMYWRYFMWNFGGRQNDVQGHGNITDGNWLSGVKMIDEQRLGNRDYLPESMTENKAYNRFYLLPFILGLIGLFYQLSRSRTDWLVVMMLFLLTGLAIVVYLNQYPMQPRERDYAYAGSFYAFAIWIGLGVYALYDAARSITTRELQKAAMITFGTGAVLYVFELVGSGNHSFSFSLFYMGLVAFGALMLLHFAGKALKNGSMLAVIAGLIALPAPLIMAAEGWDDHNRSSRYTGRDFAINYLETCEPNAILFTNGDNDTFPLWYAQEVEGIRTDVRVCNLSLLNTDWYIDQMKRKVYESDPLPISIPEEKYRQGTRDVVYLEDSRNPKGIFVDARKAVDFALEDKNVLKIGGGEALHYMPTKTFSLGVDSASVIELGVVDTSLADQIVPALEWRVNKSYILKNQFIMLDMLATNQWKRPMYYAITTGPDSYLNLQRYFQLEGLAFRLVPIFAPKSPNPNLTGRIHTERMYDAMMNKFKWGGMDSEDEIYLDENNMRMITNLRLQFSNLAEELIREGKEDMAREVLFKCLEVMPEHNVPYNQVMVPLTESLYKLNEDERANAISQRLFDIFEDNMRYYASLSPEHARSLQRDIQTSMYVMQRVDLMVNSLYKQEGDWVENISDRYDEMDEVYRLTMEAIEATKRRSARGSF
- a CDS encoding polysaccharide deacetylase family protein, with protein sequence MYFKKTPDFLKPIYKDLIWDIPTSNKEVFITFDDGPVAPATHDALDILKEHNALATFFCIGDNVQRNPEIFERILKEGHRVGNHSLNHLNGWKYNDFSYVKNVLEAAQRVPSRLFRPPYGKIKRSQAAALKKRFAVIMWDVISGDFDHKISKEQCVENVMSNVEPGSIVVFHDSHKAWEKMTYALPIVLTKLREAGYSFGLIPEDIQPATDR
- a CDS encoding peptidylprolyl isomerase, producing MTFQRLLLPAFMVLAMLVSPYIMAQDGQDEKRVIIRTDYGDMIVKLYDDTPQHRDNFLKLVGEGFYDGLLFHRVISGFMIQGGDPDSKNAPDGAALGTGGMDYRVPAEIVPGRYHKKGALAAARQSDQVNPAKESSGCQFYIVQGRETP